The sequence TTCTTGCTGAGCATACAGAGTTGTCGTTCTTACCATTCACACCTGTTCAGAAATAGTGCCCTATAAATAACATTGAAGTCCTCACAGGTAATTCATGAATGTCtcccttaaaataaataatatttgcagTCATGAATGTGATGCCTGTGCCTTTGCTTACTGCAAAGATTTTGCTAATTTCAATAGGATATTGAACATTCAAAAACTAGCACCATAAATCTGTAGCTCTAAATTTGTAGCTTAgttcaactaaaaaaaaataattagatgtACAGCAAATTATTACTGATGCTGCCAGTTATTGAAGATGAAGAGAAATAGgaaatttgattctttttttaaaaaataatagtagtaTAATATCTAGAAGATTTGTCCTAGGGGGGTGGtagaaagatgggaaaaactaatggaaacacagccctgtaTTTATTAGCTATGGGCATACTCCAAGATCAGtagccagaaaaaaacaggGTGCTGCTTGCTATCTAGGAGTTTATACAGTGTAGtgttcttttctgtctgctaGTATCAGCTGTCCTAGCCACtgagatgctttttaaaaaaaaaaaaataagaggaggaaaaacgGAAGACTTGCCATTTTACCACATTTGATAAATCTCACTCTTGGAAGTCTCAGAAAAATGTACATCCACAGATCTACAAAGTTTTATTCAGTTAGCATTTTAGATTGCAAGTATTTAACCTCTACCAAAAACCTAGTTATTGTCTCAAATTGTGCCTATTTCTGATAGATTAAATGCCAAACAGAAACCAAGAAACAGTGAAATGTTAATGGAGTACACCTGAAGCAATTGCTGCCTGTTAATGCCTTGACCTTGGAAAGCAATACACAAAAAGATGGCATCATAAAACCGTGCAATTCTTATGAATATGTATGTGCTACTTGATAATAATGAATGTGGTACAGCCATGCATGCACTACAAGATAATGTTGTGCCCTTTGTTGTCTACAGGttgataaaaattaaagagTGGGTGGACAAGCACGACCCGGGTGCTTTGGTCATTCCTTTTAGTGGGGCCTTGGAACTCAAGTTGCAAGATATGAGTGCTgaggagaaacagaagtatCTGGAAGAGAACATGACACAAAGGTTAATTAGCATTCATTTTCCCTACACTTTATTATCAACTATTTCCTTGCAGTAATTTAATTGCTTGCGCTGATAGAATAATAAATGACAGAGTAATTACCATTATAAAGAGAGaatcttctcctttctttaccATGAGACAGagtgaaaagatttattttaaattaagtttttaacTGTCATCTGTCATCTCTGTACAGTGTTTTAATTATAACATAGGTATTAGTTATGTATATTTTTGAGAAGGAATGATCACCAAAACTGTTTCGTCATCCATGGGGAGTAGGGACGGTAGAGAAAATTTTGCcataatttttttgaagaacGGTAATAAATTGTTTCAATATTGAATTTCATTCAAGCAGTTAAGCTTTCATGACCTGGAGTCCTGAAAATTGCATGAGACCCAAAGTGCTGCGTGATAGGGTGATTTAAATTTATCCCATATTTCTGTATCCTGCGGaataaacaaatcaaaatactgTCTTTATGATGCTGCAGTAAAAAAGTAGCTCTTCTGAAGAGAGTTCAAAGAAAAAGGCTACTGCAATTATTGCTGTGTTTAAAAGTACACCTGGTGTCTTCCAAATATGTGATGTCTTTCCATATAAACTGATTACTTGGGGCATTTATCTGTTTTATGTGTATATGTTGAATGaattggattcttttttttttttttttcagtgctttagCAAAGATCATTAAGGCTGGATATGCAGCACTCCAACTAGAATACTTTTTCACTGCAGGCCCAGATGAAGTGCGTGCATGGACCATCAGGGTAAGATTCATACTTATTCATCAGCTATATCCAGTTCCACACTATTGAATTCAGATTGATATCACTGACTTTGAAGTTTGTCATGGTGGCGGTTAGCTAGTCATTACAGATGAGGTTTTTGTCCAGGATAACTTTAATTATTTGTGAGCTGCTGAACAGTGAAAGTGGAGCTGCATTGATTGAGGCAGGTAACAATTGATTCTGCCTATTACATAGTCTGAATTTCTTCATCCTGTAGAATCTGTCTACCCTCCTCCTGTGGTCAGAGATAAGACGTACCAGTATTGTGCTTGCTTAATCTGTGTGACTGGGTTTGTCTGCAGTGAAATTgatgttgcttttcattttgtattcaCTAAGTTTGTTTGGGTTGCGGGTGGTTCAttcctcctttgctttgctCGGATTACattttcagcaataaaagcaatatAACATCATTATATTCCTCATGGATACAGTTGGGCTCAAAAACCTAAAATCAGTGTGCAGTAATTCAGGTCCTTTACTGACTTTAATATTTAGACCTAGTTTATTTTGGTGGTTTTATATGTTTATCTGGGAACTTATGTAATGCCTAAAATTAtattatgaattttaaatattgatgtAGAATGATTATAGCCATAGAGATCGACTAATATATTCCCAGAGGACAGTAAGAGCTGAGCTGTAGTGGTTTGCATTtgaatgtaaacattttaaaataaaaagattttgaaatgcatGTAGTTACAAACTCTTACCttaaaaaatcaccaaaatGTCAACTTTTGGAGGTGCAAATCTGTCATtgagctgctgttttctgcatcaGTGTATTTAGTGCTGTGCAGTGAATTTCAGTGCtgtgtttaatttcattcaattgaattaatttgttttcattaatcaACATAATTTCCagtaaatttatatttttattaatactgcTACAGATGTTTGTGTATATGTTTTAGGACATTATTTTCCTAAAAGCACGTTTATTTCTTTAGCCTTTTCATCTCCTCTCCTTTTACATGATAACTGCTAGCTAAAGTCCCTGAAATAGCTAccaaaataatataaaagcaGAAGTTTTGTTGTTCTGATTCTTGTCATAGCTTTTAAAAGGACATTCTGAAACTCCACTTGTTTCAGTAGGAGAAATGCTTGCTCCTTATTAGAAATTTGAAAGCTGGTTTATCTTAAGACTGATTGTAAGTATCTTTGATTTAATGTGCAAAGATATGTAGTCAGGTAAGCATCAGTGAGTAGCCATATTAACCCAATACATCTTTTATTGTAAAAACTGTGCTTTACACTGTCAGACTCCTTAGCACTTTAACATGCTTTATTAAGCAGCCTTTAGGTCACCATTATTTCTCAAATTTCTCTCCACGGTTGTATGTGCACAGAATGTATGTCCTTGTAATTTAAAGCATACAGTTAGAGTGCATTCCCCTCTATTACATAAACTATCTTATAATAGTtgcctgtgatttttattttgtagtgaTTCCATTGTTGACATTTTGGTCAGAATACTCATTTTGTTCTATATTGGACTTagtaaaattattctgaaataaaaataagctgaTATGCAGGGTTTGAGATCCATAAATCATTTTTGATTACAAATGTGGTTTGCCAATGAATGTTATCACTTAATTGAAATTATTTGGACGTAAGTAAAAGTCTTgagtaattcagattttaaagttatttaaaaatctttattttcttcactttctgtgTGGAGAGCTAGGGATCGAAGTGAAtcccacaacaaaacacaatCATAGCTTCCAAAATCAATACTACTGCTGATACCtattaggaaaaacaaagctgCCCTTCTTTAATATCAGTTGGTTTATCTGTGGCGAAGGCATCTATCTGTATGTCCCGCTACTGAGAATTACCCAGCTGTATGTGTGACATTTTAACTGATATGAAACAAAGTTTCAGCAGATCCTGAAAGCGTATCAAAAGGGAGAAACCTCTTTCCTGCAGTCAATCTTCTTAAATGCACTTAATTTTCTTCCGGCCTTTCCTTTGACAGAAAGGGACGAAGGCTCCTCAGGCAGCAGGGAAGATTCACACGGATTTTGAAAAGGGATTCATTATGGCTGAAGTAATGAAAtatgaagattttaaagaagGAGGTTCAGAAGCTGCTGTCAAGGTGAGCTCCccatctctttcttctcccttcctgcatatgtgctgtttttccatttcaaatctgtttttcactgGGAAGAAGTTCTTGATGCTAAGCAAATCTTAACAGTCACCTCTAGCAATAGACCAAAatctattttcatcttttacttAGGAAAGATTTCAAATGCACCAACTTACTGAACAGGTATGCAACTGTTTCAGTATCCGAGATATGACAGTTTATGGACAAATGTCAACACCAAGACCAAATGCTGTgctaagtgggtttttttctctatttacaTGTTCGTGTTGAGAATTTAATAAGCTTTAAAATGaacttgttttcaaaaaatcaaatttttaagatgagagcagatttttttaatcacctctaaaaggaaatgcaagaagcacagaaaatctgtttcttctaATAATGTGTCATCTTGATTTGAGTTTGCAGTAAAGGTATTACAAATGTCAGATGCAAATGGTtaagaaaatattgtattataaaaaattaccatttttttcaggattagTGTATTCCACTCCTAGACTCTGATAGGCATAATTAGAATCTTAAAATTTACCATTTCAGTATCTAATTCAATCGCCCTTTGATGTCTTATTCAAAAATGCCATGCTTTACTTTGATTGTTCAGGGTGCCAGTAACAGTTGTGTGTAGTCcatgaaaatatattacaaTAGGCAAAGTTTCCTAACTACTACTATCTACTGAATAGACGGTGAAGATAtttaatggaaaacttttttcttgagCTCATGCTTCTTTGTAGTGAtgcttctattaaaaaagaattttatctGCTTTCTCAACACTAGAGGGCAGAGACTGATTGGGTGCCCAAAGTTATGCCCTTATAGCTGACAAATTATATCTGATTTGAAgttattaaatatgaaatgaatgTGTACATGGCAAATAAATGCCATAAGAAAAGCTGTTCTTCTCTGCGTTGCTATTGCATTGTTTCCACTTTCTTTAAGCAGAGAAACTGCCCTTTATTTCATACACAATTGATTTCTCATTTGGCATTGTTGATGCTTTATTaagatttgcattttataaaattgcAATTACAAAGCACATTAGTTTGATTTAATCAATCTCAGTATTTGAAGGCTCCTACTTCTATAATGtgttaaagaatttaaaaggttcagcttttttgtttgctatttgATAGCTTGAAAGGTATGCAAAACTATGATTTCAGATTCAGCTTATTCTCAGTGGTATCACTAAGGAAGATCATACTGAGCAGCGGGACTTTAATAGGTTTGTTTGAACCCCAggaagtgaggggaaaaaaatcccagtataATTGGTTCGTTGCGGCATGTGAACTGCCTTATGAAAAGGGAAGTAGAGTTGTAGTTGTAAAGTGAAACCACAGCTATAAATAAATCTAATATTCTGCAGTCAGAAACCACTTTATGTAACCAAAATTCAAATTTTGCCAGCAACAGTTTTTGATGCTCAAATCTGAGTGTTTTCCTGAGAAGCTGCATCAGCTAATACCTATTAAATTAACCTGTAAGTATTTTGctggtatatttttatttgcttttcacaaTGTAAGACTAGACATCAGGCTTCCATgttcaaattatatttaaggattaaatttttattgttttgaagtGTCTGTAAAGCAAGCatatttgcatttgttattcagtttttaaatcaaggttaggaaaaaaccaaacccttgctcttagaaaaatgcattatattGCTCTAGTCTTTTCTAATTTGCATTTAATACAATGTTTCATGTCATACACAATACTAATTACTTTTATATTGCTggtaaatttcaaaattaaatttgggAGCTTTTAGGAGTCAACTGAAATAACAGCAGTAATGGGAGTTGCTTGCTTTGTATGTTATCAAGTTGATCGATTTTTAAgtttgattttgtgtgtgtctaaCACCAGTACAGCATAACTAATTTAATGCCAGTGCTGTGAACTATACACTGAATAGCTCTGTGTGGGCTTTGTAGTCTACAGGGATATCACATTATTAGCAATCATATCTGCTTAGGCAAAGCTGGCTTCTACAGATGGCTGCTTTCAAGTGCAAATGAACTGGTTAGACGTGTCTTGTTTAATACATACTCAAGATTCACAAATGGGTATTGATTTTTTCAACCAGTGTTTCTGATAGCAATGGAAATGGATTAAATGGTCTCTAGAGAATTTAAAGGAACACTGTCACCTTTAATTAACTGTAAACTGGTAACAAAAATACATAAGCTTGCATTAGTGtgtcaaaatgtatttaattaaagAAGTCTATGCCACTCTGACAGCGTGCAATAGCGTGCTAAAAACATCTGCATTGTTACTTTGTGGAGGTCAGTTCTTGCTACAAATATTTCTGAGTAATAAATGTATTCGACTGTAAAATGTCTCTGTACCTGCGCCTGCAGCTTACGCTTGCTGATGATTTTTATAGCACCATTTTATTAGTGTTTATGCCATCAATTAGTCTAATTACTCTTGACTTTGAGCATTATTAGGATCTTCAAAGGAAAGAACTACCAAGTCTACTTGAAAGTAAACCTTTTATAGTCTAAACAAatttccggggggggggggaatataaaaacatttgcaaagtactatttattatttatcgATAGTGTCATATGGGATAAGGTCAATTACTGTTGCACTATGTATTTATCGTTGAGGCTATTTTATCTGTGGTTTTCTGTAGGCTAGCATCACTAGCGACAACACTTAAATAAGGAATGACAGCAACAAGGTTACCGAGCCTCTAAATTCCTAGACAGCAATATGGGGAAATACGTTGCTTTACAGAGCGGGCTTTGTGAAAGAAAGGTGTCTAAGTTAACTATGTACCATTAATCTGATCTGTTCTACTGCAACTAAGGTCATTAGTTAACAGCTTTCCTGTAATGGGATCTTAGCGTGCCACCACTGAGATAGTGTCATTGAGAATAATGGCACAGTGAGGTCTTGCATGGAAGCACTTTCTCCTGCAAGAGGAAACTTCAAAACAGGAATGGTTATTGAACTAAGGCAGAAGCTCTCAACTTTTCCATATTGTAGGATCACTTTTCAAGATAAATGCTTCTGCAGACCACCTCCCGCCCAGTCTGTCAGTCCTaatgccacagcttctctgtagCCTCTATGATACTAGGTTTAATTATGATGAGataaagatagaaaaatatGATAATAAATTCTAATGTGGAGAGAACTGATATTTAATAGATTCCTTACCTATTTTCTGCTCTCCTCAAGTACAGCATTTTCATAACGAATTTCCTTTTCATGTCTTTGGTCTATACGCCTTCTCCTGTATCCTGGTTCCACAGCCTATCTGCTCTTACATCTGTCCTTCTGAAGCAAATTTCTTCTAAAGGaaatttctgacagaaaaacTGAGCCTGTATTTTGTGCTCCTCAGTCCTTCATTATCTGGGCACAAGCAGACAAGAGCGCCCCGCTCGAAGTGTGAGGCACGTACAGTTGTGACTTCTGCATAGCGTTCCCATCTTTAGTTTTGAACAGTACTTGCTTGTCCTTTGCTGGAGCTGCTCAGAAGTAGTTCATACACCAGTTTAATAGCCATGCAGCCATGATGCAAACTGTTGCCGCTCGCCCTTTCCAGCAATGCTGTTTTAGATTCCTGCTGCCAGTGTTTGCCATCTGCAGGTTctttagatgaagaaaaagaaagcctgaaagctggggggggggggggggagcagaaaGAGTTGTTTTAGTATCCTTTATCTTAAGACTTGCAGGGATTACAGATTCACCACTGTATAATGCTGATGACATTTAAGCACCACCGATTCAGTGGaggttaaattatttttgtatatatttaatatgtatGTAAAACCAAATTATGTCAAACTGAGGAGTATTGTGGCTGTCAAACTCTGAAGCTGAAGTAGTACCATTTCTTTaccaaaatgtatttaaataattacaatttgaaaatactataaaatgtCTAATGAAATAAcccattttccttttgtctgttCTGTTTACAGGCTGCCGGAAAATACAGACAACAAGGCAGAAATTACGTAGTGGAGGATGGAGATATTATCTTCTTTAAATTTAATACACCTCAACAACCCAAGAAGAAATGAATATCAGATGTTGTTCATTGCTCAGAAATAAACTGTGCTGCTTCAAAAAGcatatgaatttttatttaggaTGGAATATCTGGAAACAAAAAGCATACAGTTTCTACCTAGGGaacttcccctccctccccagcgaaattattcttgtttgttttgaattaaaatatggCACCTCCAGCGAACATGCAAGTTCACTAAATGTGAACAGCTTTGCATTTCAAACGATTAAGACCCTACTCCAAATTGTAGAAGCTTTTCAGGAACCATATTACTCTCATGATACTTCATTAATCTCCATCATGTATGCCAAGCCTGACACGTTTGACAGTGAGGACAATGTGGCTTGCTCCTTTTTGAATCTACAGATAATGCATGTTTTACAGTACTCCAGATGTCTACACTCAATAAAACATTTGACAAAACCAGCCTTGGTGTGTTTGGGGATGTCTGTATTGACTGACTGTGGTGTGCTGAATGCGATACGGCACCTGGTGGATGCTGATTACAGAATTTTAAGACGTGTATGATACAGTAACTGGCAGTGTGGGGCAGCTGCAATTGTATCTCAAAAGTGAGTCTTTCATGGGAATCAGAAGATTAGGATGGCAATGATTTGTCTCAAAAAAGTTAATGAATTTGTAGATGGACGTTCACTGAAAGATGATAGTAAGGATAATAAGCGTAAGTGATTTTTACTGGAGAGAGGAAATGTATGTAGAAAAATCATGTTATCTTTGAGACCATGAAGCTTTTTTGTTCAAATCattttgaaaaagtgtttcattcttgctttgaaattattaaattgtGGAGGCTGGAGCAGCGGTGCCTGATGTTGTGCGTTGTCCTCTCCGGTCTGGGTTTCAGGCCAGTGGAGGGTGACACAGATAGTGTTGTGAAGGAAGAGGTTACGCTGTGCTGGATAGGTAAGTCATTTTGCTGAAGgaaggctgcagctgggagtACTGTTTTACCCCTCTAACCATGAGGTAGAGCTCCTCTCTTTGGGTAACACAGAAGAGTCAGTTGTTGGCAAAAATAAAGCCAAGTTTGTACTTTTAATGCAAGCTGTGGAATTGCCCTTACTTGCGGTATGTTTAATGTATCTAAAACAGCTCGACCTTTTCTGAAGTGCCTGTGGTTTCAGGTACAGGTTCAGCGGGGTCAGGGCTGAGAGAGCTGCTGATTTTACCTGTGCCTCGTTGGTGTGCCAGACCTCTCATGTTGCTGTCGTAAATTTGCTTGCTATAAACTTTGAAAAGGCAACTTATCACTGGCTAAGTTCCCCTCTGTGTCTAAGGTACTGGGAGCGCTGGTCGTGTCTTGCTCCAAGGCTTCCCCTGGGATGCCGCCTCTGAGCTTCCTTGCTCGTTTCTGAAAGAGTAAGACGTGGGTCAGCCAGAGCCGCGAGGCTCATTGTGGAAAAGTTGGCATCATGCCTTTAATTGCACTGAGCAGAAAGAGGGAGGGCAGGCGACTTCAATACATAgttgttgattttgttttaaagagtgTCTCCTTTTTTCATGGTGGCAGGAGGGGGGAAGAGTAGTGTGAAGCAGGGAAATTAGGACTTTGGATGCCTTCTCTTTCGTATCCTCTCCCTGGCGCGGCTAGTATTTGTTCTTGGCATTACTTTGATGTTACGTAATTACAAAAAGATTAGGACCACCAAATCTTGTGTTAGAAGTCAAATCCTAAAGGAAACGGAGCCTGCCTGTTTCTCTTGGTAGTCAGCAAGGAGCTAGTAACAGAGGAGGGCTCATGGTGCGCTTGAGGCGCAGTGAAAGGTGAGACAGAGGTGGGAGTATCCGTGTTGGTGAGAGAGGTGACCTCCTGGCTGCACTGGTACCCGCTGAAACGTCGTCTCTTGTCCTGCCTGAAATTCGTTCTGGTTTCCAAAATATTCCCATGCTCCCCAGTTATTACATGTCAGCAAAGAAGTTGTTAGAAAGGACAGCGCAATTAATGgattgctttgtattttttgcatCTCTTAGTTATGTTTTATAAGCCATATTTGTTTAGATTTGAATGTGTTTGCTTCACGATACCTTCCTgttctaaaaatactttaaaattgaACAAAGCTGTTCTCGATAGACAAGGGGGTTGAAGTTACTacaatattcagaaaatagaaagtgaacttaaaatatttgtcacaTCTTTAGAAATACATATTCTATAATGTTTTATGTTTCAGCTTATTAACGTGCCCAAATAGTTTATCTCTTCAGCTGTTTTAACTAATGTTCTTTTAACTACTGAAGCTAATCAGTTATTCCAGAATAAACCCAAgttttgttaaaagaaagaataatccGATGAGCTCTGTTACTCATATCACTCGTGAGTTGTGGCAACTGCCACATGAAGTACATGCAGCCTGTTTCTCCTCAGTGCGTCTACGCATTTAAGATGTACAGCTCCTAAAAACTTGCAGATGGGTGTAGCAATTGTCTGTTTAAAATGGCATTGTGATTGAGCTTAAGCCGGGCACACATTATTAATGCATTTCAACCTGCACAGGTGCCTCCAGGTGCCATGTATCCATCCTACTCACGTTTGCtatgtaagaaataaaagcaaaatctgcCTGCATGCTCTTCAGTAAGTGTCAGGACCTGCTCTCACTGGGAATGGTGATGGTGAGCAGGAGACGACGTTTGGTTTCTCCAGCTGAAGAAGGGTAAGAAAACAGTGTAGGCCCTGCTCTTTCAACATACGGGAAATAGGGAAtcttgcagaggaggaggaggagtacTACCCCTTCCTCCTAACTTGCGTTCCTTGGCACCTAATAGCCATGGCGTGTTTGTGGATTAAACAAATGCCAGTGGAGCAGGGAAGTCAGTGCT is a genomic window of Balearica regulorum gibbericeps isolate bBalReg1 chromosome 6, bBalReg1.pri, whole genome shotgun sequence containing:
- the OLA1 gene encoding obg-like ATPase 1 isoform X3 is translated as MRVEYLCLMTDLTSYVSTTNLQGAFEDDDITHVEGSVDPVRDIEIIHEELRLKDEELIMQSIDKLEKVAVRGGDKKLKPEYDVMCKIKTWVIDEKKAVRFYHDWNDKEIDVLNKHLFFTSKPMIYLVNLSEKDYIRKKNKWLIKIKEWVDKHDPGALVIPFSGALELKLQDMSAEEKQKYLEENMTQSALAKIIKAGYAALQLEYFFTAGPDEVRAWTIRKGTKAPQAAGKIHTDFEKGFIMAEVMKYEDFKEGGSEAAVKAAGKYRQQGRNYVVEDGDIIFFKFNTPQQPKKK